A genomic stretch from Coffea arabica cultivar ET-39 chromosome 10c, Coffea Arabica ET-39 HiFi, whole genome shotgun sequence includes:
- the LOC113714461 gene encoding F-box protein CPR1 — MADKSISFLKSVKQRASWKKEREEEKRKQYESRIPYLPTECISNILVRLPLESLQRSRFVCKTWYKIVNCCIFIEAYLQRSESVLIFLVPPKRDVFFPYSRPNLQEHSNVFSVESKLFQLQSVPVLQRPLMDPTSLLHIKFMEIENGKMKVEEYNATCLGAVRAACGGLILLDNKMKKGGLIALNPVTRELTALPLGTLFPPHSESYGLAFSQTARHFKLVHLFRDEMQYVSCEILNLGARSWRMVDGPAFGAFGWFGYDPVFAIRAIHWIPQVDHSEYMVSMTVDDEKFHHIPLPRSSGIQDRIVEMRGDLGFVSHEELCKIDVWILRNLCGEGWTKQYSITVGSESCMIPLYFSRICGEMIFQDEDGSLYAYDCSLQLMKNVEMKKGSFPLNCHYFTHVNSLLSWKIQGNVID, encoded by the coding sequence ATGGCAGACAAATCCATTAGCTTTCTAAAGTCAGTTAAGCAAAGAGCATCATGGAAGAAAGAGCGGgaggaagagaagagaaagcAGTATGAGAGCCGAATTCCCTATCTTCCGACAGAGTGCATATCAAATATACTTGTTCGACTGCCTCTTGAATCACTCCAAAGGTCTAGGTTCGTCTGTAAGACATGGTACAAGATTGTCAACTGTTGCATTTTCATTGAAGCCTATCTTCAACGTTCTGAAAGCGTCTTAATTTTTCTAGTTCCACCAAAAAGAGATGTCTTCTTTCCTTATAGCAGACCCAACTTGCAAGAGCATTCTAATGTTTTCTCTGTTGAGTCTAAGCTTTTTCAATTGCAATCTGTGCCCGTACTTCAGCGACCTCTTATGGATCCGACCTCATTGCTTCACATCAAGTTCATGGAAATAGAAAATGGCAAGATGAAGGTGGAAGAGTATAATGCCACTTGTCTGGGAGCAGTAAGAGCTGCTTGCGGTGGTCTAATCTTACTTgataacaaaatgaaaaaaggtGGATTAATTGCCTTGAATCCTGTTACTAGGGAATTGACTGCACTTCCTTTAGGTACTTTATTCCCTCCTCATAGTGAATCATATGGACTTGCATTTAGCCAGACTGCCAGACATTTCAAACTGGTTCACTTGTTCCGGGATGAGATGCAATATGTTAGCTGCGAAATACTCAATCTTGGAGCTAGATCCTGGAGAATGGTTGATGGACCTGCATTTGGAGCTTTTGGTTGGTTTGGCTATGATCCAGTTTTTGCAATCAGGGCCATACATTGGATTCCGCAAGTTGATCATAGTGAGTACATGGTGTCTATGACAGTTGATGATGAGAAGTTCCATCACATACCTCTCCCAAGAAGTAGCGGAATTCAAGATAGGATTGTGGAAATGCGTGGGGATCTTGGATTTGTGAGTCATGAAGAATTGTGCAAAATTGATGTGTGGATCTTGAGGAATTTATGTGGGGAAGGTTGGACGAAGCAATACAGCATCACTGTGGGTAGCGAGAGCTGTATGATCCCTCTTTACTTTTCAAGGATTTGTGGCGAAATGATTTTCCAGGATGAAGATGGCTCTTTATATGCTTATGACTGCTCTTTGCAGCTTATGAAAAATGTGGAAATGAAGAAGGGAAGTTTTCCTCTTAATTGCCACTATTTTACACATGTTAATAGCCTTCTCTCTTGGAAGATCCAGGGAAATGTGATTGATTAG